A single region of the Brassica rapa cultivar Chiifu-401-42 chromosome A03, CAAS_Brap_v3.01, whole genome shotgun sequence genome encodes:
- the LOC103858461 gene encoding serine/threonine-protein phosphatase 2A 65 kDa regulatory subunit A alpha isoform: protein MQWLQNKVYSIREAAANNLKRFAEEFGPEWAMQHLVPQVLDMVTNPHYLHRMMVLRAISLMAPVMGSEITCSKFLPVVAEASKDRVPNVKFNVAKLLQSLIPIVDQSVVEKTILSVWWT from the exons ATGCAATGGCTGCAAAACAAG GTCTACTCTATCCGTGAAGCTGCAGCAAACAACCTAAAGCGCTTTGCAGAAGAGTTTGGTCCTGAGTGGGCAATGCAACACTTGGTTCCACAG GTATTGGACATGGTCACAAATCCGCACTATCTACATAGGATGATGGTTCTACGAGCAATATCTCTCATGGCTCCTGTGATGGGATCTGAAATTACATGCTCTAAGTTTCTTCCTGTGGTGGCTGAGGCATCAAAAGACAG AGTTCCAAACGTCAAGTTCAATGTTGCAAAACTTCTGCAATCTCTCATCCCCATAGTCGACCAATCA GTGGTGGAGAAAACAATACTCAGTGTTTGGTGGACCTGA